The Prochlorococcus marinus str. MIT 1214 sequence TTGAGGAAACAGGAAATACATTTATGGAAAATGCAAGAATCAAAGCCCTTGCTGTCAGTCAAGCAACAGGTAATTTGTCTCTGGCTGACGACTCTGGGTTAAGTGTTGAGGCTCTTGGAGGTGCTCCAGGTATTTATTCTTCTAGGTATGCAAACTCAGATAACGAACGAATTGAAAAACTATTAGCAGAGCTAAAACCTTTTCCAAATAGAAAAGCTAAATTTGAATGTGCATTATGTATAGCTAGTGGGGCAAAAGTGTTGATAGAAGTTTCAGGCTTTTGCGAAGGTCTAATAACTTTTTCCCCGAAAGGGAAAAATGGGTTTGGTTATGATCCGATTTTTGAAGTTTCAGGATTAGGTGAGACTTATGCGGAAATGGACCAAGAAAAAAAGAAGCATATTGGTCACAGGGGGAATGCATTCAAATTGCTCGTGCCAGAATTGAAAAAACTATTGGTTTCAATATAAAAGTAGTTTTTTTCTCTTGCAAAACTATTAGTTTTTAATTTTCAACCCAGCTTCCGTGTAATCCATGTGGGATTGAAATTGGAACTTCAAGAATAGCTTTTTCAGTCAGATCTTGAGAATCAAGGAGTATTAAATCAGTTCCTGATCTAATACTATTCCAAACCAATGCAACAACCCATCCTTTGTCTTCTTCAGATTTTGATTCTTGGGATGGAATAAATATAGGTTCACTTACAAAACCTCTTGGAGCAGCACTCCAA is a genomic window containing:
- the rdgB gene encoding RdgB/HAM1 family non-canonical purine NTP pyrophosphatase — translated: MDNLPLVIASGNKGKIGEFKKLLDDFPFDLLTQPVGFEIEETGNTFMENARIKALAVSQATGNLSLADDSGLSVEALGGAPGIYSSRYANSDNERIEKLLAELKPFPNRKAKFECALCIASGAKVLIEVSGFCEGLITFSPKGKNGFGYDPIFEVSGLGETYAEMDQEKKKHIGHRGNAFKLLVPELKKLLVSI